The Oceanococcus sp. HetDA_MAG_MS8 nucleotide sequence CGAGGCGGTTGCCACAACCTGGGTCAGAGCAGGGTCGGTGGCCACAACCAGGGAATACTCCACCGGGCTGATGCCGTCCGCGGGCAGGGCACGGGTCCAGAACACCACCCGGTCGGCAAGGGGGTCACCGCTGGCCACGCCATGGGTGAAGACCGAAGATGAGCGGGCTGTGGCCTGGGTTTGCGAAGGAGATTGACAGGCAGAGAGGATCGCGGAGGCCGCGCAGGCCTGCAAAAACGTGCGTCGATTGTGGGGCATGGGGGAGTCGGCCTCACTGGCCGAAATGTCAGGTTCTCGGGCGTGGGAGGATACGCGTGAGCTGTGACATCTCCGTGAAAACCTCAAGCCCTTTATTTGGCCGACTAGACCTCGATAGCGCTTCGGACCGAGAGCAGGGGAGTGCCGCCCAAGCACTTCCTCGCGTATTTATTCCATATCTTCGGTTCGAGCCCCGCAGATTCAGAATGACTCGGAGTCCTCCGGTCCCAGCATCTGCTCTGGGCGCACCCAGCGCTCAAAGTCTTGCTTGCTGATCTGGCCGCTGTGCAGGGCGGCTTCGCGCAGGCTGATGCCCTGGGCATGGGCCTCTTTGGCGATGGCTGCTGCTGCGTCATAGCCAATCTGCGGAGTGAGCGCGGTGACCAGCATTAGCGATTGCTCCAGCAGTTCCTCGATGCGCTCCGCATTGGCCGTAATGCCCGCAACGCAGCGCTGGCGGAAGGATTGGCAGGCATCGGCCAACAGCGTGCTGGACTCCAGAATATTGTGGATGATGACCGGCTTGTAGACGTTGAGTTCGAACTGTCCCTGGCTGGCAGCGAAGCCCACTGTGGTGTCGTTGCCGATGACCTGGGCGCAGACCATGGTCAGTGCCTCGCACTGGGTGGGGTTGACCTTGCCGGGCATGATGGAGCTGCCGGGTTCATTGGCAGGCAGCGTGATCTCACCCAGACCGCAGCGCGGGCCAGAGGCCAGCCAGCGAATATCGTTAGCGATTTTGTGCAGGCTGGTGGCGAGCTGCCGGTGCGCACTGCTGAGTCGGGTTAGGGCTTCCTGCCCGGCCAGAGCGGCGCGTTTGTCCGTAGCACTGCGAAATGCCAGTCCACAGCGTTGGCTCAAAACTTTGGCGACCTTGGGCCCAAACTCTGCTGGAGCATTGAGCCCAGTACCCACGGCCGTGCCGCCCTGGGCCAGCTCCAGTACGTCCTCCAGCGCTTGTTGGACCGCTTCAATTCCGTATTGGAGCTGGGTGGCATATGCGCCGAAGACCTGCCCCAAACGCAGCGGGGTCGCATCCTGCAAGTGGGTGCGACCGATCTTGATGATGGGCGCAAACTCCTCGGCCTTGTCCTGCAGTGCTTGCCGGAGTGCGCTCAGGCTGGGCAGCAACTCACGGTGGGTGTGCAGGGCTGCCGCCACGTGCATGGCCGTGGGGAAGACATCATTGGAGGATTGCCCGCGATTGACGTCATCGTTGGGGTGCACCAGACGATTCTGGCCGCGCTCTCCGCCGAGGAGTTCACTGGCCCGGTTGGCGATGACCTCGTTGGCATTCATGTTGGTCTGGGTGCCGCTGCCGGTCTGCCAGACCACCAAGGGGAACTCGCCATCCCAGTCACCCTTTGCGACCTCAGCGGCAGCCTGCATGATTGCCTCGGCTGGGTTTTGGCCCAACGCCCCGCTCTCCCGGTGAACTTGAGCGCAGGCCCGCTTCACTTCCCCTAAGGCCTGGATGAACACCCGAGGCAGCCGCTGGTGACCTATAGGAAAGTTTTGCAAAGAACGTTGTGTTTGCGCTCCCCAAAGCCGCTGCTCGTCCACCGCAACCGCTCCAAGGGCATCTGTTTCCTGACGTTGTGACACCGGATCCTCCTGGACTCATAGCCACGTTCACGCTACCACTGTTGGGCAGCGCTGATCAGGGGGTTGGTGAGTGGCGGCGGGTGATTAGTTTGACGTGGGCTGGAGGAAAACAGGGTTGCTAATCAATGTGCGGCTGGCGATGTCGCGGGTCTCAAAGCGCCAGATACTGCCCAGTGGGCCTTCATCAAAGGGAACCCGAAACATTGTGAAGTTGCCAACATAGGGATCCGTAGTGACCACCTGGGAGTGCACGGGGACTTGGTCACGATAAAGGGTGAGGATCTGGCCACTCGCCCCCTGTAAGCTGATTTGTGCGGTGGCTTGGTCGGCTTGCAGTTGGCTGCCGAAGCTGCCTTGTTGGCCATCGCTGGTCGTGACCATGAGCTCGGCTGTGGGGGAGTCGTTTACCCCCCGTACTTGAACGTAGGCGCGGCCCTGTTGCAGGGCCTCGCGAATGCCACTGCGCGATAACTCAGCCGAATAGATTTGCGTGGCCGAGCTGCCGTAGCCAACGCGCTCACGCTCGGCAGGGCTGGCGACGCCCTTGTAATCCGAAGCAGACACGGCGGTCATGAAGAAACCTTGGCGCAGCTTGTCCAACCACCAGTCTATGGCGGTAGTGATGAAGGGGTTTTCGATTTGGACGCCGAGCGAGGGTAGGCCCACATCTGCGCCATCAACAAGTGGCGGTCCGGTGACTACTTCCACCGTATCGACGGCTGAAAAATCCGTGAAGGCGTCTAGCTCGTAGGCGCAGCCCCGGCATAGGTTCGAGAATAGAGGTGGGGGGAAAATTGTGGGATGGTTGATTTGAAACAGCGCGCCGGCTGCTTTGGCCTGTTGCTGAATCAGGCTCATCGTGATGTCGCCATAGCCATGGCGGTACTCGGGGCTGCCGTTCACCGTGCCATGCACGTTCACGTGACCAAAGTAGGTAATCACCTCGCGCCCCGGCCAGAGCAGGAGTTCGGGGTTGGCAGCTTGTGCCTGCGCCAGTTCCCCGTGGTGGCGCTGGGTGACGTAGTCGGTGAGCATCAGCAGGTCTAGCCCGGCTGCGCGGGCTTGCTCAATCACGCCGGTCCAGTCAGGTGCTTGGGGGTTGGAGTGATAGCCATGCATGTGGAAGTCGCCGGCATACCAGCCCGGCGTGCTCCGTGCCACGTAGTTGGGGTCTAGCGGGGCTTTGGGGCGAGTCTCCAGGGTTTGTGCCTCTGGCAGGCAGCGGATGTGGACCTCGGCATCAGCGCCCTGGCTGCCTGTGGCGGCGAGCCCCAGTTCCACATGCCAGATACCCGGCTGGATAGGGCCGGGCTCAAAGCCGCGATCGGCACTATCCGCCTGGATGAAGACTGGCCCGCTATCGCTATCCAGTCGTCCTTGCCTGCTGCCGCCCCAGCCACGAAAGCCAGACTCCAGTCCACGGCTGTCCCACAGTCCCAGATCTACCGTTGTTGCCGTCAAGGGGTTGCCAGGGACAAAGTCACGACTGGTCCAGCCATACAGCACTTCAATGCGCTGTGTGCCTGCCGGCACGTTAAACGGCAAATAGGCGTAGCTGCGCCGCTCGGATGGCTCGAAACCCCGCTCTAGCACCAGGGCATCGCGGTCACACATAGGGGGAAGCTCGGATATGTCGCGCCCGAGGTCTGCTCGGCCGCCACCGCAGCCGGCCAACAGGGCAAGGAGCAAGCCGAGTCCGGTGCAAGCCAAGACTGAGTTCGGCCGCATGAGCGCGTGAGCAACAACGAATGTCATCTGAGATCGCGAGGTGTGGGTGCAGAGATAGTGCCAACAAGGCATGACAAGGGTGGGTCAGAGCCCAAAGGGCATGTCCAAGACGATATTGGCATTAAAAAAGCGTTCTCTGAGCGTACTGCCGTCGGGCTCACGAAACCATCCATTGCCTATGCTGGCCAGTAAGAAGAGTTCTCGGGGAATCAGAGGACAGCGATAGATGGTGCGCATGCCGTACTCACGCATACTTTCCGCCCGACCAGTATCGCCGGTGGCGTAGAACTCCAGAGCGATGCCGGTTGCCGCTCCCAGGCTCTGGTAGAGAACCATGGCGCCCCGCCAATCTACCGATTGTGTGACCCCTGATTTGGTGCCCACATAGTCCCAACGAAGCAGGGTGGTATCGGAGGTGGTCACCGCTGCATCGAGGCCGAAGGTGACGCCCAAATCGTCCTTGTTGGTCCAAAACGGAATCAGACGCAGATTCACTAAATGGGCGTTGCCCGTGGTGATGTTCCACAAAATACGTTGGCGTAGAAAGATTTCGGGATCATCCAAACTGCGCGCGCCAACGTCAAAGGA carries:
- the fumC gene encoding class II fumarate hydratase, producing the protein MSQRQETDALGAVAVDEQRLWGAQTQRSLQNFPIGHQRLPRVFIQALGEVKRACAQVHRESGALGQNPAEAIMQAAAEVAKGDWDGEFPLVVWQTGSGTQTNMNANEVIANRASELLGGERGQNRLVHPNDDVNRGQSSNDVFPTAMHVAAALHTHRELLPSLSALRQALQDKAEEFAPIIKIGRTHLQDATPLRLGQVFGAYATQLQYGIEAVQQALEDVLELAQGGTAVGTGLNAPAEFGPKVAKVLSQRCGLAFRSATDKRAALAGQEALTRLSSAHRQLATSLHKIANDIRWLASGPRCGLGEITLPANEPGSSIMPGKVNPTQCEALTMVCAQVIGNDTTVGFAASQGQFELNVYKPVIIHNILESSTLLADACQSFRQRCVAGITANAERIEELLEQSLMLVTALTPQIGYDAAAAIAKEAHAQGISLREAALHSGQISKQDFERWVRPEQMLGPEDSESF
- a CDS encoding CehA/McbA family metallohydrolase encodes the protein MTFVVAHALMRPNSVLACTGLGLLLALLAGCGGGRADLGRDISELPPMCDRDALVLERGFEPSERRSYAYLPFNVPAGTQRIEVLYGWTSRDFVPGNPLTATTVDLGLWDSRGLESGFRGWGGSRQGRLDSDSGPVFIQADSADRGFEPGPIQPGIWHVELGLAATGSQGADAEVHIRCLPEAQTLETRPKAPLDPNYVARSTPGWYAGDFHMHGYHSNPQAPDWTGVIEQARAAGLDLLMLTDYVTQRHHGELAQAQAANPELLLWPGREVITYFGHVNVHGTVNGSPEYRHGYGDITMSLIQQQAKAAGALFQINHPTIFPPPLFSNLCRGCAYELDAFTDFSAVDTVEVVTGPPLVDGADVGLPSLGVQIENPFITTAIDWWLDKLRQGFFMTAVSASDYKGVASPAERERVGYGSSATQIYSAELSRSGIREALQQGRAYVQVRGVNDSPTAELMVTTSDGQQGSFGSQLQADQATAQISLQGASGQILTLYRDQVPVHSQVVTTDPYVGNFTMFRVPFDEGPLGSIWRFETRDIASRTLISNPVFLQPTSN